A portion of the Coturnix japonica isolate 7356 chromosome 4, Coturnix japonica 2.1, whole genome shotgun sequence genome contains these proteins:
- the SMIM18 gene encoding small integral membrane protein 18, translating to MATLNATHWNETTSIYQYLGFQVQKIYPFHDNWNTACFVILIIFIFTVVSLVVLAFLYEMLDCCCCVKNKTVKDLENEPNLVRAMLNSFRKRDTEVV from the coding sequence ATGGCAACCCTCAATGCCACTCACTGGAACGAGACAACATCCATTTACCAGTACCTGGGCTTTCAAGTGCAAAAAATCTACCCTTTTCATGATAACTGGAACACTGCCTGCTTTGTTATTCTGATCATATTCATCTTCACTGTAGTTTCTCTGGTGGTGCTGGCTTTCCTCTATGAAATGCtagactgctgctgctgtgtgaaaaataaaactgtgaaagACTTGGAGAACGAACCCAACCTTGTCAGAGCAATGCTGAACAGCTTCAGAAAGCGTGACACGGAGGTGGTGTAG